The genomic stretch TTATATGTTTAGACAAAGTAGGCAAACGTAAATAGGTCGTGTTGTTGATCAATGTGTGGTAACGCCAACGTGTGGCAACTACACAAAAAGACACAGTTTCCTACCAAACCCCCTCCTGCCCTTTCTATTTCTAATTTAATatatctcatttttattttatttttatacatATAATTCAAGTTTTATTTCCATCCCCTCACAACAACTACCTCCCCAACCATCTACTTCCCACGCTCTTTCAATGCTATCAACCATTCTAttctattatattatatattaattcatGCTATATATACACCCCCCACTTCTTCCCAACTTTCTTACTGATCACTTTTTTCTccaaatttaaattattaattataaagaaAACCCTTTTGATATATAGTTAACttgtttataataatattttccaTAGCCAAATTGAGCTACCTCTGagatcatctctctctctctctcagaatGGCACCGGCGGCAGCTTCCTTTGGTCATGATCACCAGAACAGTAGTGCTAGTACTGCTACAGTGTGTGTAATGGACGCCTCAGGTGAACTGGGATTGGGCCTCGTCCAGGGTCTTATTAAAAGGGGTTATACGGTTCATGCAGTGGTTCAAAACCATGGTGGGGAttaatttcaattttaattttttttttgaaattttatttttatctatatatatatatatatatatatattgattaagaTCTCTTTGTTGTCATTTCAGGTAATCATGTTAATAAGTTGAAGTTTGATGAGAATATGATTAGTACTTGTGAGGGCAAGAATAATAAGCTGAAGATTTTTCAATCTGACCCATTTGATTACCAAAGCATAATCGATGCCTTGAGAGGTTGTTCTGGCTTGTTCTACTCATTCGAACCTCCACAAGATCAAACCGATTatgatgtatgtatattaattcTATTCTTATAATATTATTAACTATCATATGAAAACATTAAAACATATTAAACTTTTATAAGCTTATTAATTATCAagttcatataaatatatatatatagtgtgtttatattttataacttttttAACTCATTAATTACTTCATGTATACAATTAATTACTTCATGGATAACAGCTTGCAACATAAATACATTTGTAGCTTTTAATTAATACTACACCCATGTGTAGTGTATAGCTCTGAATGAAGGTACCGGCTGATTCTTTATAATACATTAGCTGTCATATGTGGCTAGTGTTCACAGTACTTTTTATACATTtacattatttttaattataataccAACTTTATATATGCATGCAAAATCATCAATGTGTAATAATTGGGCGGAAATTGTACTTTTCGAAATACTTAACTTACATTATCCATTATTAAAAATTGGCTACATGACTTgctttaataatttaataaatagtggaGCCGGACATAAATATAATAACCTAGTGAAATCCAAatatacatattaaaaaaaagtttattcttaaaatgacatttttgtttTCTTGAATAATATTATTAACTGTTATAAAACACgaatataataaaatgtatttattaaAGTTTTATGTGTGTATACATATATTtgagtttttatttattattgctTATAATTTCCAACTTGCTTGTTCTACTTAGTGAAGTCTTAGTCAATTACCCAAGCGTAGGTGGTTAGTCCATAAATGCTAAATAGACTTTGTAAGTTTATTATAACTACTAATTAATGTTATGGATGGGTTAAATACTTGATATTGGTAGGGGGTTTTATTTATACCAGGCAACCAATATATGTCGCTAAAGCTAGTGAAGTTGACAATTCATTAGCATTGGAAAATGAAataacattgaaaaaaaaattaaattttgtttttctttgatatcttaataattaattttatcattattattattagagaaAAGCTTTTATTCCACAGTAATAATTATTTGAAACTcaaaagcaaaattaaaattaagctAGCATTTATTAAAAGCTGGCATTTGCCAATTCACACAGGCACGACTAAGCAATGAAAACTACAAAATTAATCCTCAAAAGTTATAAAACACTTCAAATTTGCAGCCATGCATTATTGATTTGGTCTAGTTTAAATTGTGTTACACGAAACTCATAATTACCAAAATagtcttcttctttcttttttttattcttgtttttttttaataaatagtcATTCTCTGACTTCTACACAATGCAGtttgttaatttaaatttaatttaattttgaattggtATAGGAATTTATGGCAGATGTGGAGGTAAGAGCAGCACACAATGTTCTAGAAGCATGTGCTCAAACAGATACAATTGACAAAGTAGTCTTCACATCTTCAATCACAGCCGTTGTTTGGAGAAACGATCGTACATCTATTTTATCTGATTTGGATGAACGACATTGGAGTGACGTTAATCTTTGTCGTAATTTCAAGGTACATATCAAACAAAaacccttttttttctttttaaaaaaaaattaacatttgtcATAATTTcaatgttttcttttatttaccatataatataataaattgcATTTTTTTTGGTACAGTTGTGGCATGGACTATCAAAGACCCTCGCAGAGAAGACGGCTTGGGCTTTGGCGATGGACCGAGGAGTGAATATGGTGTCCATTAACGCGGGCTTGTTAATGAACCCCCAATTATCGATCAACAACCCATATTTGAAAGGAGCGGCGGAGATGTACGAAGATGGAGTATTCGTGACCGTTGATTTGGATTTCTTAGCAGACGCTCACATAGCTGTCTTCGAAGACGTCTCATCGTACGGTAGATATTTATGCTTCACTCGCATCATCAATCAAACGGAAGATGCTCTTGAACTTGCCAGAAAGTTGGCCCCTTCCACGCCTACCCCACCTCAAAGGttgctataattttttttatcattactTATTTTTAAAAGGGTAATTTCGACTTTACACCTAACTAATAATAAGTTTGAATTTAACAAGTTTTTGTAAGAATCAACATCTTGTCAAAATAAATAACATCAATCATATAAGAAAATTTATGGGACATTTGCATatcaacatattttataaataacaactataaaactttttaaaaagtatattttatttttttagttcatTAAGTTATATACAATTAATTTTATATGTTTGTCTTATTTCAGCCATGAGCAGGATAAGAGGATCATCCCAGAGAAAatcagcaacaagaaattgaacaaAATGATGGTAGATTTTGAGAAGTAGTGTGATGCACAATTGTTTATAATCCCATTCTTTTGGTCCCCTAGCCAAATTAAAATTATTACCAAGTGGATGAGATTTTTGTTGTAGATCCTTAAATTTTATTTGTTTAGTAGGGAGAATCAGATTAATAACTCTCTTATGTATAACTACTGTACTTTAAAATTAGAATAGAGGGTTTTTAAGATACAAATGGTTCAACCCAACTTCCCAATCTCAAAACTATTTATGTTATGCTTTAATTTCAACAAAATtagaataagaaaaacaaaagagaatAGTTccattctttttatttatttgtttgttccattttgtttttatttgaaGCTGAATTGTGAAATTGTGGAACATATGGTCTTCTATATAACTTGAATAATTTTTCACAAATCAGCAAAATATGAAAGTAATTTTTTTCCCTACCAATTTAGGTAATCTCCAACTCAATCTTTACATCTAATGGAACTTTTACACAAAAAGTTATGTAATTtgatactatttttttttctcagtGGCCAAAATTAAGCTAACACCCAAAAAGAGCTAGTCAACTTAAGTCCATAGTTACAGCCCATATTAGGAGACTTAGGGGCTTGGGCTAGTAGCTAGACCaccaaaatataaaataattacaaaaatttatttataaaaatacaatGTCACGTTATCAAAAAATACCGAattctaaaagtaatataccTGAATTTAAAACTTTTCGAAATTTCAATTTTCCTGTTTTTTTgggtttaaaaaaataaatttttggttatttatattttctttttggtttttttttttcacagTACGCACCCCcccccccttctctctctctcttcactatactatttttttttattaatttcttacaTTGTCTCTTATCTTTGATTTCAAAATTCTTTACCGACCACACCACTGGTTGGTTGGGCTCAAAAGTGGTACCATCGCGAACTACTCTTCAATGTCatcatttttatatatatggGAAGCATATATTTTTTGGTCGTCGCCAGAGAAAATGACCAGAATAAAAAAGcaacattttagtttttttttttatattgtgttgacCAAAAAGTTCAacttaataaaaatttaatatactaaaatttgtattcttattttataGTTAAAAGATACTGTATTGTATTCTAAACAActtaaattcatttaaaaatattccaagtaacttttttaaaagaaattctttaGGATATtatttggtaacttttaaataaaatataaaaagattTTTTTTGATAACTCATTAAGTTTGTTGGTTACTTTAATTTTGTGGCATACTaaaaaatttagtcatatatTAAATGATAATCAATTGGTATCTTAAATGAtttataaaagtgaaaattacatctagtattgattttttttttttttaattttaattacatttttactATCACGATCTACTCTTGAAGATTGTTCTTTTGGTATACAATAAGCATGAGTTTCTTGACGTCGTCGAAGAAGATAATGGGGAAGGGGTAGTTTTTGTGTTGTGTTTGAAACATAACGTTTAAATTTCTTTTTAGctttgtttattaaaaaaaatagaaaagtttCTTAAAAATTGGAATAAGTAATTTATGTGTTGTATTTAAAAAAGTAACTATAtagttgttttttattttgatcaAAGAAAACTTAATaattgttgaccctcaaattggtcaacgacacggagttagATAGAcaatagaaaatgagatgaaaactaGAAGAGAAATTAAATGGAAAGCAaacgacacaaatgatttatagtggttattcggccccaattggatggtaatgacctacgtccacttggtgttcttattgatattgaatctcaatgctatgatcaatgaactagggtccacgagtttcacaagccttcaGAAGATTACAACTTCGGTGACAGTATATTCTTCTCTCAGGATACCAAGataaaaaattccaaaaaaagtcccttcccttgagccctttgagtcttatttataggctcaagaaggttacatggcccgatgggccttaattacaattaagacttgtGTATTATGGTAACAAAAGAAAtataattaatgcaaatattacaagattgcatatcaaaaatgaagtaaatgaaagtatgtgaccagactggtcgtgccTAAGCATGAGGCTTGATAACTCAATAACTCTCTGGTTGATGGTCAAATAGGATTCATTCACTTAaagttgccacgtcatcaggagctattttttgggtaaacatttgcccccaagtttattttattgtGACCAACATAAGGTAAACTTAGACAATCAACCTTTCGTATGCcttgtcaaatctgtcagagtcgtccatgccttctcgaaaaaggcaaccaatcatatatTGCAGTTCCCCAAAAATGGTCTGACGGATATTACACTTACCCatgccttggaaagttacccCTTATGATTACCTAGGTAACTGCTCCTCagtcaatataaataaccctccAAAATCACTTTTTACTCTTTACATTTCACTTTCTCCTTAAGAACACCAAAGAACAAGGCGTagaaaacccagaaactcaaaCGATCTTGACGATTCGCGAAGCTTCTGCCCAGCCACTTGACTTAGCGTCTCAGAGATTTGCTCCAATCTTTATCCAAGTACGTTTCTCGAATTTTTTAGTCGTcgagatgccatgcaatatctaTTCTATATCTGTTTCATATTTtgagttcttgaatgttcttgaaagaaactgctttggggtaaatgggtatgtaAGTCTAAGCATAATAGTATAAGGGAATAACACTACATGAGGCTTAGGAATCGGTTTGGGggttatgattattaaattagggcgtaaaatcgaagtaaaaatttgatttttaagcatgtagaaaaaactgggtttttcccacccaactcagagtcgaaaagttttttcagaaaaacttttcagttctgctttttaatccgttttccaaactgttcgcatagaatttagtgtttttgttagaatgctgctagtcatataaaagcttaactgttatacacgagcaacgttattccaacttttatactttcttggtcttttggccatagattctcatctccccttctctgctcgcagattttcatgcacgatctgtggggaggtgagaggccgatcgacgacgacttgctcgAAGATCAGGAACAGCCGTTGTTGCTTATCCCGGAGATTCATTTTTCTCATACCCCTTCTAATAGACCTTCAATCATTCCATCGAACATGGGTCTCGTAAAATCCACTGCTcagaagaaaaggaaaacaacCTCTCCTCCTACCaaacagcctgctcctcgggctgaaaatcCTTTGACCAACCCTTCACCCGAAGACACATCCCAGCCAGGAATCCAAACAAAAGCTCGCCTTGgagacgtccttcgaccagaggtcgaatggtgcGTGGTGCCTCCTAGCAACATCACAGCTAGGATGttagggaattatctcaagaagtacggacttcctgggataaccctaattAAATCCAAcatcgaccagcgggcaaacctgcctgggggccTACAGTGTctggtcgagatatcatatcGAGACaagggcaaccttgcctcttcatccgtttttccagggggtggccaactactttgaggtcgctccctttcaaataactccaaacgggtatagagtgctttctgctctctatatcctgtacagtcATAAGAAGTGGTTGGTCCCGACACCACATGAAATCAACTATCtattcgatctcaagtccaaccccaatcacaacaacacggggttcttccatttttaccaccaagagtatgctcgcaccttcctgagtgagatcacccacaagtccaacgtgggaaagtacttccagaaGTACTTTTTAACTCCAGATCTGGtcgccaacaatctggccttcgctGAAGGAGGTAAATTCTTCATTTACAGGTCGTTTAATATCCTTTAGCTTTTTCGCACATTCCTTAGAATTTTAGTgtcattcaggtccatggcaccgaccagctcctactccagagatggagatactaGCAGCATCTTTGGTCAACATGACCGATATAGaaaaagcgtcaaagagctggtcacagaggccaatctgaggctGCTTGGCCTTTTGGCTcctcaccaagatgtgagggaaACAACTGCGGGGAGTGCTAATGGTGGAGAAGTTCCCAACcacgatgtgtcacaacctccgagGAGGAGGGCAACGGgggtgaccatcagggaaccctccagcgcCCCGCGAGCAGCTGCTGCTTCGGCTCCACCAAGAAAGGGCAAGCAGAAGGTTTCTGAGCATCCCGAGCCCATTCTAGAGTCTTCGGATGAGAacagtactgacttctcactcttagaaaGTTTTCTCACTCTTACATACacgcctaatttaaattcagacttcttcaagccagagagtgagtgtagcagtagtactataaataatgtagcgaccagtagttgtagctcggtaCTTTGCTTATAATTTCTTTGCTCTTATTTCCTTGACTTAGTAAGCACCTCTAAGTATATCGCCTGACTGTTCGTATGTTTCTTTCCTTGCAAACATGCCTGCCGAGAGAGCCTTCGACCTGTATACCAATCCAACGAGCACGAAGACATCTAGCAGATGCCAACTTGGGGAGGGCTGCAGCGACCCTTCTGCAAAGAGGGCTCGAATGGGAGATCCTCCTGCCCCAACTTCTACCAAAGAGATGAACCCTCCCCCAACTCCTGTCAATCAAAATCCATCAGCTTCACTTGAACAGACTCCTCCTATAGCCCTTGCTGACATCACTCCTCTGGTTTCCACTGACCAGACACCTTTTGGTCATCCAGAAAAAGCTCCAGGAGAAGCTCTAACAACCGTGGTCCTTAACTTAGCCAAAGATAGGCTGACTAAGCCAACAAGGCACCGACGCAACCGAGAGGCCATCCACGAGACTGAATCTATAGAGGTCGATCAGATCTTCAACCGTGCGCTGAACGAAGTGCTTAGCATGAGTCGTCGTTCTTATTATGCTTTACCAATTTACCTTGTCAATTTATTCCCACTAACAACTTTATCTTTTTCTAGTCGCAGGGAGATC from Humulus lupulus chromosome 5, drHumLupu1.1, whole genome shotgun sequence encodes the following:
- the LOC133777851 gene encoding cinnamoyl-CoA reductase 1-like — protein: MAPAAASFGHDHQNSSASTATVCVMDASGELGLGLVQGLIKRGYTVHAVVQNHGNHVNKLKFDENMISTCEGKNNKLKIFQSDPFDYQSIIDALRGCSGLFYSFEPPQDQTDYDEFMADVEVRAAHNVLEACAQTDTIDKVVFTSSITAVVWRNDRTSILSDLDERHWSDVNLCRNFKLWHGLSKTLAEKTAWALAMDRGVNMVSINAGLLMNPQLSINNPYLKGAAEMYEDGVFVTVDLDFLADAHIAVFEDVSSYGRYLCFTRIINQTEDALELARKLAPSTPTPPQSHEQDKRIIPEKISNKKLNKMMVDFEK